Proteins encoded by one window of Micromonospora coxensis:
- the hrpA gene encoding ATP-dependent RNA helicase HrpA, translated as MQNPAAPAEAVTVRELLRRLDPLMFRDQRRLQRRLDGVRRLRDPQRRDDALTEIATEVTRAEARLESRRAAVPTITYPPQLPVSERRDDIAAAIRDHQVVIVAGETGSGKTTQLPKICLELGRGITGLIGHTQPRRLAARTVADRIAEELGTELGDVVGYKVRFTDQVGENSLVKLMTDGILLAELQTDRMLRQYDTLIIDEAHERSLNIDFILGYLKQLLPRRPDLKVIITSATIETDRFARHFAGPPTEDAPEGKPAPIVEVSGRTYPVEVRYRPLVEVGEADEEDEADEENVRDQIQAIGDAVEELAAEGPGDILVFLSGEREIRDTAEALGRLVEKKRSLLGTEILPLYARLSTAEQHRVFAPHSGRRVVLATNVAETSLTVPGIKYVVDPGTARISRYSSRLKVQRLPIEPVSQASANQRKGRCGRTSDGICIRLYDEQDFASRPEFTDPEILRTNLASVILQMTSIGLGDIAAFPFIDPPDRRNVTDGVNLLHELGALDPTQTDPAKRLTALGRRLAQLPVDPRLARMVLEGERNGCATEVIVIAAALSIQDPRERPAEKQAQADQAHARFADKESDFVAYLNLWRYLREQQRTLSSSAFRRMCKAEYLNYLRVREWQDIVSQLRQVLRTPEPGDGRRGRRPTAQPGPDGGGRRGAGADLPEEIDTPKVHQSLLPGLLSHIGLKDAQKHEYLGARGAKFAIFPGSALFKKPPRWVMAAELVETSRLWGRVAGRVEPEWVEPLAQHLVKRSYSEPHWEKKQAAVLAYEKVTLYGIPIVTSRKVNFGRIDPALSRELFIRHALVEGDWSTHHQFWKDNQRLLAEIEELENRARRRDILVDDETIFQFYDERIPADVVSGRHFDAWWKTTRRERPDLLTFTRDLLVNAGRGGVDESDYPDEWRADGVTLPLTYTFDPTAPTDGVTVDIPLPLLNQVPAESFDWQVPGLREELVVALIRSLPKAVRRNFVPVPDYARAALAAITPGEEPLLDALTRQLRRMTGVTVPREAWDPGKLPPHLRVGFRVLDEENKPVAEGKDLTALQRQLRQEVRQVVAAAAPDVARTGLREWSIGSLPRTIEQVRAGYAVTAYPALVDEGATVGVKVFDSEAEQAAAHWAGTRRLLRLTVPSPAKFLQGRLSNEAKLALSRNPHGGVQQLIEDAAGAAIDKLIGDAGGPAWDAEGFAALRDRVRADLVDTVVEVMDRVRKVLAAAYAVEQRLGATRNLAVVAALADIRAQLTGLVHAGFITETGYARLPDLLRYLTAVDRRLDRLPGNPQRDKQQQDRIAVVQKEYADLLAALPPSKRQSAAVRQIRWMIEELRVNVFAQALGTPYPVSEQRIYRAMDDAEGR; from the coding sequence ATGCAGAATCCAGCCGCACCCGCCGAGGCCGTGACCGTCCGCGAGCTGCTCCGCCGCCTCGACCCCCTGATGTTCCGCGACCAGCGCCGCCTGCAACGACGGCTGGACGGTGTCCGCAGGCTCCGGGACCCGCAGCGCCGCGACGACGCGTTGACCGAGATCGCCACCGAGGTGACGCGGGCCGAGGCGCGGCTGGAGAGCCGGCGGGCCGCCGTGCCGACGATCACCTACCCGCCGCAACTGCCGGTCAGCGAGCGCCGCGACGACATCGCCGCCGCCATCCGCGACCACCAGGTGGTGATCGTGGCGGGTGAGACCGGCTCCGGCAAGACCACCCAGCTGCCGAAGATCTGCCTGGAGCTGGGGCGCGGGATCACCGGTCTGATCGGGCACACCCAGCCCCGCCGGCTGGCCGCCCGGACGGTCGCCGACCGGATCGCCGAGGAACTCGGCACCGAGCTGGGCGACGTGGTCGGCTACAAGGTGCGCTTCACCGATCAGGTGGGCGAGAACAGCCTGGTCAAGCTGATGACCGACGGCATCCTGCTGGCCGAGTTGCAGACCGACCGGATGCTGCGCCAGTACGACACGTTGATCATCGACGAGGCGCACGAACGCAGCCTCAACATCGACTTCATCCTCGGCTACCTCAAGCAGCTCCTGCCCCGCCGCCCCGACCTGAAGGTGATCATCACCTCGGCGACCATCGAGACCGACCGGTTCGCCCGGCACTTCGCCGGGCCGCCGACCGAGGACGCGCCCGAGGGGAAGCCGGCGCCGATCGTCGAGGTGTCCGGGCGGACGTACCCGGTCGAGGTGCGGTACCGGCCGCTGGTCGAGGTCGGCGAGGCCGACGAGGAGGACGAGGCCGACGAGGAGAACGTCCGGGACCAGATCCAGGCCATCGGCGACGCGGTCGAGGAGCTGGCCGCCGAGGGGCCCGGCGACATCCTGGTCTTCCTCAGCGGCGAGCGGGAGATCCGGGACACCGCCGAGGCGCTGGGCCGGCTGGTGGAGAAGAAACGCTCCCTGCTCGGCACCGAGATCCTGCCGCTGTACGCCCGGCTCTCCACCGCCGAGCAGCACCGGGTCTTCGCCCCGCACTCCGGCCGCCGGGTCGTGCTGGCCACCAACGTCGCGGAGACCTCGCTGACCGTGCCCGGCATCAAGTACGTGGTGGACCCGGGCACGGCCCGGATCTCCCGCTACTCCAGCCGGCTCAAGGTGCAGCGGCTGCCCATCGAGCCGGTCTCGCAGGCGTCGGCCAACCAGCGCAAGGGGCGCTGCGGTCGTACCTCGGACGGCATCTGCATCCGCCTCTACGACGAGCAGGACTTCGCCTCGCGGCCCGAGTTCACCGACCCGGAGATCCTGCGCACCAACCTGGCCTCGGTCATCCTCCAGATGACCTCGATCGGGCTCGGCGACATCGCCGCGTTCCCGTTCATCGACCCGCCGGACCGGCGCAACGTCACCGACGGCGTCAACCTGCTGCACGAGCTGGGGGCGCTGGACCCGACGCAGACCGACCCGGCGAAGCGGCTCACCGCGCTCGGCCGGCGGCTGGCCCAGCTCCCGGTCGACCCCCGGCTGGCCCGGATGGTGCTGGAGGGCGAGCGCAACGGCTGCGCCACCGAGGTGATCGTGATCGCCGCCGCGCTCTCCATCCAGGATCCCCGGGAGCGGCCGGCGGAGAAGCAGGCCCAGGCCGACCAGGCGCACGCCCGCTTCGCCGACAAGGAGTCGGACTTCGTCGCGTACCTGAACCTGTGGCGGTACCTGCGCGAGCAGCAGCGGACGCTGTCGTCCAGCGCGTTCCGCCGGATGTGCAAGGCGGAGTACCTGAACTACCTGCGGGTCCGCGAATGGCAGGACATCGTCAGCCAGTTGCGCCAGGTGCTGCGTACCCCGGAACCGGGTGACGGGCGACGCGGCCGGCGACCGACGGCGCAGCCCGGACCCGACGGCGGTGGCCGGCGCGGCGCCGGCGCGGACCTGCCGGAGGAGATCGACACCCCGAAGGTGCACCAGTCGCTGCTGCCCGGGCTGCTGTCGCACATCGGGCTCAAGGACGCGCAGAAGCACGAGTACCTGGGCGCGCGCGGCGCGAAGTTCGCGATCTTCCCCGGGTCGGCGCTGTTCAAGAAGCCGCCGCGCTGGGTGATGGCCGCCGAACTGGTGGAGACCTCCCGGCTCTGGGGCCGGGTGGCCGGCCGGGTCGAGCCGGAGTGGGTCGAGCCGCTGGCCCAGCACCTGGTCAAACGCAGCTACAGCGAGCCGCACTGGGAGAAGAAGCAGGCCGCGGTGCTGGCCTACGAGAAGGTCACCCTGTACGGCATCCCGATCGTCACCTCCCGCAAGGTCAACTTCGGCCGGATCGACCCCGCGCTGAGCCGGGAGCTGTTCATCCGGCACGCCCTGGTCGAGGGCGACTGGTCCACCCACCACCAGTTCTGGAAGGACAACCAGCGGCTGCTCGCCGAGATCGAGGAGCTGGAGAACCGGGCCCGGCGGCGGGACATCCTGGTCGACGACGAGACGATCTTCCAGTTCTACGACGAGCGGATCCCCGCCGACGTGGTCTCCGGGCGGCACTTCGACGCCTGGTGGAAGACGACCCGCCGGGAGCGGCCCGACCTGCTCACCTTCACCCGGGATCTGCTGGTCAACGCCGGACGCGGTGGGGTCGACGAGTCCGACTACCCGGACGAGTGGCGCGCCGACGGGGTCACCCTGCCACTGACGTACACCTTCGACCCGACCGCGCCCACCGACGGCGTCACCGTGGACATCCCGCTGCCGCTGCTCAACCAGGTGCCGGCGGAGAGCTTCGACTGGCAGGTGCCGGGGCTGCGCGAGGAGTTGGTCGTCGCGCTGATCCGGTCCCTGCCCAAGGCGGTCCGGCGCAACTTCGTCCCGGTCCCGGACTACGCCCGCGCGGCGCTCGCCGCGATCACCCCGGGCGAGGAGCCGCTGCTCGACGCGCTGACCCGGCAGCTGCGCCGGATGACCGGGGTCACCGTGCCGCGCGAGGCGTGGGACCCGGGCAAGCTCCCGCCGCACCTGCGGGTCGGCTTCCGGGTGCTCGACGAGGAGAACAAGCCGGTCGCCGAGGGCAAGGACCTCACCGCCCTGCAACGCCAACTCCGCCAGGAGGTACGCCAGGTCGTCGCCGCCGCCGCGCCGGACGTCGCCCGGACTGGCCTCCGTGAGTGGAGCATCGGCTCCCTCCCCCGCACCATCGAGCAGGTCCGGGCCGGGTACGCGGTGACCGCGTACCCGGCGCTGGTGGACGAGGGCGCGACCGTCGGGGTGAAGGTCTTCGACTCCGAGGCCGAGCAGGCCGCCGCGCACTGGGCGGGCACCCGGCGACTGTTGCGGCTGACCGTGCCGTCCCCGGCGAAGTTCCTTCAGGGGCGGCTGAGCAACGAGGCGAAGCTGGCGCTCAGCCGCAACCCGCACGGCGGGGTGCAGCAGCTCATCGAGGACGCCGCCGGCGCGGCGATCGACAAGCTGATCGGCGACGCGGGTGGCCCGGCCTGGGACGCCGAGGGCTTCGCCGCGCTGCGCGACCGGGTCCGCGCCGACCTGGTCGACACCGTCGTCGAGGTGATGGACCGGGTCCGCAAGGTGCTCGCCGCCGCGTACGCCGTCGAGCAGCGGCTCGGCGCGACGAGGAACCTGGCCGTGGTGGCCGCCCTGGCCGACATCCGGGCCCAGCTCACCGGCCTGGTGCACGCCGGTTTCATCACCGAGACCGGGTACGCCCGCCTGCCCGACCTGCTGCGCTACCTCACCGCGGTCGACCGGCGGCTGGACCGGCTCCCCGGCAACCCGCAGCGCGACAAGCAGCAGCAGGACCGGATCGCGGTGGTGCAGAAGGAGTACGCCGACCTGCTCGCCGCGCTGCCACCGTCGAAGCGGCAGTCGGCGGCGGTACGGCAGATCCGCTGGATGATCGAGGAGCTGCGGGTGAACGTCTTCGCCCAGGCGCTGGGCACCCCGTACCCGGTGTCGGAGCAGCGGATCTACCGGGCCATGGACGACGCCGAGGGGCGCTGA
- a CDS encoding cytidine deaminase family protein yields MTMLDTDRALVQAATAVAKLRCRSDNHTVAAAARTADGRVFTGVNVYHFTGGPCAEVVAIGAAATQGVGELEAIVAVGDRGRGVIPPCGRCRQVLLDYFPSIKVILGPMDALRPVPVRELLPETYVWADQQLDPSAIVRTGQWPMPTVPSSRPASED; encoded by the coding sequence ATGACGATGCTGGACACCGACCGCGCTCTGGTGCAGGCCGCCACCGCGGTCGCCAAGCTGCGCTGCCGCAGTGACAACCACACCGTCGCCGCCGCCGCCCGCACCGCCGACGGCCGGGTCTTCACCGGGGTGAACGTCTACCACTTCACCGGTGGCCCGTGCGCCGAGGTGGTGGCGATCGGCGCCGCCGCGACCCAGGGCGTCGGTGAGCTGGAGGCCATCGTCGCGGTGGGGGACCGGGGCCGGGGGGTGATCCCGCCCTGCGGCCGGTGCCGCCAGGTGCTGCTCGACTACTTCCCGTCGATCAAGGTCATCCTCGGGCCGATGGACGCCCTGCGGCCGGTGCCGGTGCGGGAGCTGCTGCCCGAGACGTACGTCTGGGCCGACCAGCAGCTCGACCCGTCGGCGATCGTCCGGACCGGGCAGTGGCCGATGCCGACCGTGCCGAGCAGCCGTCCGGCCTCGGAGGACTGA